A genomic window from Candidatus Parvarchaeota archaeon includes:
- the pgk gene encoding phosphoglycerate kinase: protein MSMQSEAISVLGVFMITMNDVNFENKRVFVRIDINCPVDKKTMAIQESDRLVQHAKTVRELSDKGAKVVVLGHQGRQGDYDFLHLEQHARLLEKHVGKPVTYIADVCGTSAKAAIGALYGGQIILLDNVRMVEDETKYKSVQDAKNSQIVKELFEFCDIFVLDGFSVSHRPHASVVGFFEKTVVAGRVMQAELEALDRVYSGKKPVVFVMGGAKPEDSIGIMEKFLAEGKADAIIACGVLGNLMIKSWLPPDKNLGFATESYLKEIGAAAHVGLARELLAQYGEKILLPQDVAYLVGQSRIECKTEMLPCNGPIMDIGLASAKKFAEILLGAGTIVINGPAGVYEQAAFEGGTRIILDAIEKSKAFSLAGGGHTIAAIEKFGVDRSKIGHISLSGKALISYLAGEKLAGVELVRNAKQ from the coding sequence ATGTCTATGCAGTCCGAGGCCATTTCAGTTTTGGGTGTTTTTATGATTACGATGAATGATGTGAATTTTGAAAACAAGCGCGTGTTTGTGCGCATAGACATCAACTGCCCCGTGGACAAGAAAACAATGGCAATACAAGAAAGCGACAGGCTTGTGCAGCATGCAAAAACCGTAAGGGAGCTTTCCGACAAGGGGGCAAAAGTCGTGGTTCTTGGGCACCAGGGCAGGCAGGGAGATTATGATTTTTTGCACCTGGAGCAGCATGCGCGTCTTCTTGAAAAGCATGTCGGAAAGCCGGTTACATATATCGCCGACGTGTGCGGAACTTCGGCAAAGGCTGCGATTGGCGCGCTATATGGCGGCCAGATAATTCTTCTTGACAATGTGCGGATGGTTGAGGATGAGACAAAATACAAGTCAGTTCAGGATGCGAAAAATTCACAGATAGTAAAGGAGCTTTTCGAATTTTGCGACATATTCGTGCTTGACGGCTTTTCTGTTTCCCACAGGCCGCATGCCTCGGTCGTAGGCTTTTTTGAAAAGACGGTGGTGGCGGGGCGCGTGATGCAGGCCGAGCTTGAGGCGCTTGACAGGGTGTACTCTGGGAAAAAGCCGGTTGTATTTGTCATGGGCGGGGCAAAGCCTGAAGATTCGATTGGGATAATGGAAAAGTTCCTGGCAGAAGGCAAAGCCGATGCGATTATTGCCTGCGGAGTGCTTGGAAACCTGATGATAAAGTCGTGGCTGCCGCCTGACAAAAACCTCGGGTTTGCAACTGAAAGCTATTTGAAGGAAATCGGTGCTGCTGCGCATGTTGGCCTAGCCCGCGAGCTTTTGGCACAATACGGGGAAAAAATACTGCTGCCACAGGATGTTGCATACCTGGTTGGCCAGTCAAGAATTGAGTGCAAGACTGAAATGCTTCCGTGCAACGGGCCCATTATGGACATTGGCCTTGCCTCTGCAAAGAAATTTGCAGAAATTCTGCTTGGCGCAGGGACGATTGTAATCAACGGCCCGGCTGGAGTCTACGAGCAGGCTGCTTTTGAAGGCGGGACGCGGATAATCCTTGATGCCATTGAAAAAAGCAAGGCATTTAGCCTGGCTGGCGGCGGGCACACAATCGCGGCAATTGAAAAGTTCGGGGTGGACAGGTCAAAAATAGGCCACATAAGCTTGTCAGGAAAAGCCCTGATTTCCTACCTTGCAGGCGAAAAGCTTGCTGGCGTGGAACTTGTAAGAAACGCCAAACAATAG